The following proteins come from a genomic window of Schistocerca cancellata isolate TAMUIC-IGC-003103 chromosome 10, iqSchCanc2.1, whole genome shotgun sequence:
- the LOC126106455 gene encoding uncharacterized protein LOC126106455 produces MSNEVHPGPSQAALSILSIPRMSRRCTLRGEARRIINNIVECCEQECERKYLFQPLTQSANRTATYTGASISTVRRIRKFCIENPGKLPETPGKKRPKATGRIQWNEFDRSVVKQTIEDFYLVQKIAPSLRKLRPILKEKIGWTWSVTSLRNTLLSMGFIWKDRQYKRRLLLERSDIAGWRSHFIVQMRHSRAAAKEIFYVDETWIDSNLAVGKCWPKNAAAGVAGWGTSSKRLIVGSVGSRKGFIREAQLNFWANSAKGDYHGQMTSEIFEKWFETMVLPNLPPNAVIVINNAPYHNRQVDKTPTCYHTKMRMLQWLQKRHVPCSESMRKQVLFSLIQEHCPSEKSFVIDEMAKEKGHLVVRLPPHNCNLSAMELAWAKVKRLFRELSVTSDLLNDDLLQLVSETLLLVTADDWEGYCTNMQQLEEDYWRRDAVVEHAIEDIMINTAESDSSDDNKDLCTDDEYNESDSD; encoded by the exons ATGAGTAACGAAGTGCATCCTGGCCCGTCGCAAGCAGCACTTTCTATTCTTTCCATTCCTCGCATGAGCAGAAGATGTACTTTACGGGGTGAAGCCCGACGAATAATTAATAACATAGTCGAATGTTGCGAACAGGAATGCGAAAGAAAATACCTATTCCAACCTCTCACTCAATCGGCGAACCGAACAGCGACGTACACAGGAGCAAGCATCAGCACCGTAAGAAGAATTCGGAAATTTTGCATAGAAAATCCTGGGAAATTACCAGAAACTCCAGGCAAAAAGAG GCCAAAAGCTACTGGGAGAATCCAATGGAATGAATTTGATAGGAGTGTTGTGAAACAAACAATTGAAGACTTCTATTTGGTGCAGAAGATCGCTCCCAGTCTGCGGAAACTTCGGCCAATACTTAAGGAAAAGATTGGTTGGACATGGTCTGTTACATCTTTGAGGAATACTTTGCTGTCCATGGGATTCATATGGAAAGATAGGCAGTATAAGAGAAGGTTATTGCTAGAACGTAGTGATATTGCTGGCTGGCGGTCACATTTCATTGTACAAATGAGACATAGTAGAGCAGCAGCCAAAGAAATATTCTATGTTGATGAAACTTGGATAGACAGCAATTTGGCAGTTGGGAAATGCTGGCCAAAAAATGCTGCAGCAGGCGTTGCAGGATGGGGAACTTCCTCTAAAAGACTTATTGTAGGAAGTGTTGGATCGAGAAAGGGATTCATCAGGGAAGCTCAGCTAAATTTCTGGGCAAACTCTGCAAAAGGAGATTACCATGGTCAAATGACTTCGGAAATCTTTGAGAAGTGGTTTGAGACCATGGTTCTCCCAAATCTTCCACCAAATGCAGTCATAGTGATTAACAATGCTCCATATCACAACAGGCAGGTGGACAAAACACCCACATGTTATCATACAAAGATGAGGATGCTGCAGTGGCTCCAAAAGAGGCACGTCCCTTGTAGTGAAAGCATGAGGAAACAGGTTCTGTTCTCATTAATTCAAGAACACTGCCCTAGTGAGAAGTCATTTGTGATTGACGAAATGGCTAAAGAGAAAGGCCACTTGGTTGTCCGCTTGCCACCACACAACTGTAATTTGAGTGCAATGGAATTGGCATGGGCGAAAGTGAAAAGATTGTTTAGGGAGCTCAGTGTTACAAGTGACTTGTTGAATGATGATCTGCTTCAGCTTGTCAGTGAAACCCTTCTGTTAGTTACTGCTGATGACTGGGAAGGGTACTGCACAAACATGCAACAACTGGAAGAAGATTACTGGAGGCGTGACGCTGTCGTTGAACATGCAATAGAAGACATCATGATTAACACTGCTGAATCGGACAGTAGTGACGATAATAAGGATTTATGCACAGATGATGAATACAATGAAAGTGATTCTGATTGA